Proteins encoded by one window of Thermodesulfovibrionales bacterium:
- a CDS encoding D-alanyl-D-alanine carboxypeptidase family protein, whose protein sequence is MKHSDQYPIGGSREKKTAGKGILLLCFAVCFLLLASAAHADDIHSRAAIVIEASTGRVLYGKNPNLRLPPASTTKLMTAMVALDRLDVNDVVTISERAANVSPVKAHFRAGEKVTVRTLLYAALLKSANDAAVALAEAAGGTEEKFAELMNQKVLALGMSDTKFINATGLPGNGQYSTVYDLSRMMRNSLRYPLIREIINTKASSVSTEAGRTIFLKNINKLLWEDDSLLGGKTGYTRAAKHCFVCAGLQDDETIIVAVMGAPSRETLWKESGSLLARGFTVRNSQEEPSVYFTRSDYRPALERASYNPDAPQAKKASYKKAEKKSGKKAKGKKKTKTKHYATEQTRAKNADVS, encoded by the coding sequence ATGAAACACAGCGATCAGTACCCTATCGGCGGCAGCAGAGAGAAAAAAACCGCAGGGAAAGGCATCCTCCTGCTTTGCTTTGCCGTCTGTTTCTTACTGCTTGCCTCAGCGGCTCATGCCGATGACATTCACTCCCGTGCCGCGATAGTCATAGAGGCATCGACGGGAAGGGTGCTCTATGGGAAGAACCCTAACCTCAGGCTCCCTCCGGCGAGCACCACGAAACTCATGACCGCCATGGTGGCTCTCGACAGACTCGATGTCAATGACGTGGTCACGATCAGTGAGAGAGCCGCGAATGTATCTCCCGTTAAGGCGCATTTCAGAGCGGGAGAGAAGGTGACGGTGAGGACCCTTCTCTACGCGGCCCTCCTGAAGTCTGCGAACGACGCAGCTGTCGCCCTGGCCGAGGCCGCCGGAGGCACGGAGGAGAAGTTTGCCGAACTCATGAACCAGAAGGTGCTCGCGCTCGGCATGTCCGATACCAAGTTCATCAACGCCACGGGACTGCCCGGGAACGGGCAGTACAGCACAGTATACGATCTCTCCCGGATGATGAGGAATTCTCTGCGGTATCCCCTCATCAGAGAAATCATCAATACCAAGGCGAGTAGCGTCAGTACCGAAGCAGGCAGGACCATATTTCTGAAGAACATCAATAAGCTCCTCTGGGAAGACGACTCTCTTCTCGGAGGCAAGACGGGATATACGAGGGCGGCGAAACACTGTTTCGTCTGTGCCGGCCTTCAGGACGATGAGACGATCATTGTTGCGGTGATGGGCGCGCCTTCCCGGGAAACGCTCTGGAAGGAATCCGGGTCATTGCTCGCCAGGGGCTTCACCGTTCGGAACAGTCAAGAAGAGCCGTCCGTCTACTTTACTCGGTCCGACTACCGGCCGGCTCTCGAGAGGGCTTCCTACAATCCTGATGCCCCGCAGGCGAAAAAGGCGTCATACAAGAAGGCCGAAAAGAAGAGCGGGAAGAAGGCGAAGGGGAAGAAGAAAACGAAGACGAAACATTATGCGACAGAACAAACGCGCGCGAAGAACGCCGATGTCAGTTGA